In Drosophila pseudoobscura strain MV-25-SWS-2005 chromosome 4, UCI_Dpse_MV25, whole genome shotgun sequence, the following proteins share a genomic window:
- the Piezo gene encoding piezo-type mechanosensitive ion channel component isoform X7, whose amino-acid sequence MAFSYACMVLQRVVVPAVLVLASLMRPVGISFVYLLMFFMSPFVPLATRRNFKGSVTAFFIILLSLSTLVLLGHIALQIVAVSTALPIYNCSFSERLLRHIGFVSFIDLKPLAIIEWLAPEVLVFATSLGSYLTVKRLAVQPITAEQLENGELIEAQSADHAQSTQPPCPTDANGGDVQQATATTPLQQQQQQLRKRVSMISQHIHFEGLIKISPLFCLATLFFAAALRPSVPGGFYFLIFLLAGTYWATCRTLQRGFALLLRCVMVVLVLHSLSIVSYQTPWMQGHLNHTSLTARLIGLEPLIESYCSPDIRVLLYNNTLYLDSYLNPFALFFAYFALALTTKHLIKPRLEAKPATAFGQQLDCNSSSLNNTGNKASRQLTLRTSQASRGSSRKDSSGPGAGSSTATTSTANRTQRLSVSLRRDQRAALNEPTETTPLVRQSTRKGRTAQPLESGSSVAMGGTQRGNEIPLDSLEQRSEQENTTTSILDQISYGFVSVGGFIYQNSYIFTNILMMAWSIVYHSWLTFVLLLWANVLWMIPNQRKAMMRSSPFIVLYAEVLLVAQYIYGMDLNNNELPTKVTTAGINLQQIGFERPIENHMRPCVPLIVKTAFVLMFWVTSRQFFKEKRDRRRDTMADIIAPLQITVGSAGSSYLINDGKKTSKFLKKAGDVIKNLLVRLWIWLLVLVIFLCAITGENMTGFRICYMALFLFFLLVFQSSSKAWVKIMYGFWLFLIFYAMSILILIYTYQFDKFDTYWNDYLNVSKTLQNDIGLKRYQTKDLFLHLVSPTIIVILTVIQVHYFHKRFIASLQQQPAAAGAAGAGGSAQQKPTETTALEAAPSKRRGSAGSLRRSQGPSGEAAPGGATTDFETSVRDLVRISFRKIKNKSEYIFKNFKDVFWRFLELHIMKAVYITAFVCSVSEVCVLHIVFVGFCVLGATSRKAIQVIISRVISFIVTIIVLSKMIYQIEYLSHTQYTVFCSDNRTANNAEWVGLTKAEKMEGGLMSLLRTYIIYMVTVTMHAVITLRQLQMRVKIGAVNAPPTKLLFPNIIRADAEKDLVGLVKYLLNYAFYKFGIEISLIALVSTITYRQDIVAVVYALWLVVLLLLRRSQCAKIWGVFQAFFAISILTQYIVLVGLPPSSCLVYPWDEGAFGESIQRWTMLPGALHFNHVPKLIFDFIVLVILNRQKSIFCIEQRYASNDDYPGGSNRSVISDIAQLGRTPFDNPTHDFCSYIRNYSDILKNGVLCGFYWFTLAVVFLAGTNIADLLALGYLIGAFVFLWQGSDFYLRPINTIISRWKWLLAFNVANILIKTSFQMAGCLFMTPLTTHCCWLVHMLGITCTSNVLKEQLMLTEETDLILAPGECPKITHQVVLLWDTICFAFIIFQLRIFKSHYFCHIITDTKANNILASRGADIIEGLRQNQIAHRHGHEKQVLLKIKRKMERIRATQQKMLRPLDKQTHFDEHGYPLPAPTVRRRKEIKLHPHATRAGDYYMFEEMDDKFELDLIHDEIDFLEEENMTESEMKMQRRKTLYDKSKDAPGADFPSTSKGISKERDEAGTEVPAAPTRDVADLPVIPPPPTSLGREATYKETSESKSKMEVDSGEVTAKDSDEDFDTNPIIRLLEGFLVTLTIRLNRFSRNYRYVNRILAGEKKTLKESSSLNRLGLSSAAAMFHFLKSNLESNESGGEQPASSSTPRRLLAPAIVTPPTATEHTTTSTPLNTNTTTTPLSPQDPPTPPTTSTPVQQNQPQNQPQHSRLSAVDDIIELPVDTVDAAISRKQSINSSPPAKGAGDFNLEEENFAQRDHHIIVEVLISSWYALLANTDLICYIVVFINQVVNASLISLPLPIMVFLWGTLSLPRPTKTFWVTLIAYTQAIVLIKCIFQFKLIWANYHNLPNQPLTAAKIFGVEMKTHYAVYDLMLLLVLFLHRYLLKSQGLWKSGYKDTDQQFAKPTASIDDRDDSDNLSQPDSRQLNDDAAQKLSLQVSQASLPGSPEYSKSGINQLERTKYTSSLHKFFFSLVHKSRLATDVYALMFLCDFINFFVLLFGFTAFGTQQTESDEGVQTYLAENKVPIPFLIMLLVQFLLIVIDRALYLRKALVNKIIFHFFSVIGIHIWMFFVVPAVTERTFNSLAPPIIFYVIKCFYMLLSSYQIKSGYPKRILGNFFTKGFSMVNMIAFKVYMQIPFLYELRTILDWVCIDSTMTIFDWLKMEDIFSNIYLIRCTRQSETDFPAMRAQKKASISKLIMGGTIVLLIVICIWGPLCLFALGNAVGTSNVPFQVSLSIRIGPYDPIYTTNNYDSIFEIDPTMYSQMTNAYIKDKQALTFITGYDATDVAAVKLAGNSPSLWNIAPPDRQRLLNDLRNNHTLKARFSYTLTRKAPAKGLKEIVGDEHAISLDETFEGRAALINMLNETHDLEPTGNDTSTNGTSSFEEVVVLPAMIPKFIKVLNSGDAAVVTVLSPKNEEYRPLVIKMHRDKETNGLWWEIRDFCNDTFYNTTLKEFAYSNCTSGIVMYTFNDKKFPSTFSFLTAGGIIGLYTTFVLLASRFMKSFIGGQNRKIMFEDLPYVDRVLQLCLDIYLVREALEFALEEDLFAKLLFLYRSPETLIKWTRPKEEYVDDDADTDSMSVRRSEQLQQHQQHQQQQ is encoded by the exons ATGGCCTTCAGCTATGCGTGCATGGTGCTGCAGCGCGTCGTCGTTCCGGCGGTGCTGGTTCTGG CTTCGCTGATGCGACCGGTGGGCATATCATTTGTGTACCTTCTCATGTTCTTCATGTCACCGTTTGTGCCCCTGGCCACGCGACGCAACTTCAAGGGATCAGTCACCGCCTTCTTCATCATTCTGCTGTCGCTGAGCACTCTAGTCCTGCTGGGGCACATCGCCCTCCAGATAGTGGCCGTCAGCACAGCGCTGCCCATCTACAACTGCTCCTTCAGCGAGCGCCTGCTTAGGCACATAGGCTTCGTGAGCTTCATCGATCTGAA GCCCCTGGCCATCATTGAGTGGCTGGCCCCGGAGGTCCTGGTGTTTGCCACCTCCCTTGGCTCCTACCTCACCGTGAAGCGACTGGCCGTACAGCCCATCACCGCCGAGCAGCTGGAGAACGGCGAGCTGATCGAGGCCCAGTCCGCGGACCACGCTCAGTCGACCcagcccccctgccccacagATGCCAATGGCGGAGATGTGCAACAGGCCACGGCAACGAcgccactgcagcagcagcagcagcagctgcggaaGCGGGTCTCCATGATCAGTCAGCATATCCACTTCGAGGGATTGATCAAGATCT CGCCTCTCTTCTGCCTTGCCACGCTGTTCTTTGCGGCCGCGCTGCGTCCCTCGGTGCCGGGTGGATTCTATTTTCTCATCTTCCTGCTGGCCGGCACTTACTGGGCAACCTGCCGGACGCTGCAACG TGGCTTCGCCTTGCTGTTGCGCTGCGTAATGGTCGTCCTTGTGCTCCACTCGCTGTCCATTGTGTCCTACCAGACGCCCTGGATGCAGGGCCACCTCAATCACACCAGTCTGACGGCGCG TCTGATTGGTCTGGAGCCGCTCATTGAATCCTACTGCTCGCCGGATATACGGGTCCTCCTGTACAATAATACCCTCTACCTGGACTCGTACCTGAACCCGTTTGCCCTGTTCTTTGCCTACTTCGCTTTGGCTCTGACCACCAAGCATCTGATCAAGCCCAGG CTGGAGGCAAAGCCTGCCACCGCCTTTGGGCAGCAGCTtgactgcaacagcagcagcctcaacAACACCGGCAACAAAGCAAGCCGCCAGCTGACGCTCCGCACCTCACAGGCCTCGCGGGGCAGCAGTCGCAAGGACAGCTCGGGTCCCGGCGCAGGATCCAGCAccgccaccacctccaccGCAAATCGAACACAGCGTCTGAGT GTTTCTCTGCGCCGTGATCAGCGCGCAGCGTTGAATGAACCGACTGAGACGACGCCT CTGGTGCGTCAGAGTACTCGGAAGGGGCGCACAGCCCAGCCCCTGGAGAGCGGATCTTCGGTGGCAATGGGCGGCACTCAACGCGGCAATGAAATACCGCTGGATTCGCTGGAGCAGCGATCGGAGCAGGAGAACACGACCACCTCGATACTGGATCAGATATCGTATGGCTTTGTCAGTGTGGGTGGCTTTATCTACCAGAACAGCTATATATTCACCAATATTCTAATGATG GCCTGGTCCATAGTATACCACAGTTGGCTGACGTTCGTCCTCCTGCTGTGGGCCAATGTGCTGTGGATGATCCCCAACCAGCGGAAGGCGATGATGCGGTCCAGTCCGTTCATCGTGCTCTACGCggaggtgctgctggtggcccAGTACATATACGGCATGGACCTGAACAACAACGAGCTTCCCACGAAGGTCACC ACGGCGGGCATCAATCTGCAGCAGATTGGGTTCGAGCGGCCCATCGAGAACCACATGCGTCCATGTGTGCCGCTGATCGTGAAGACAGCCTTCGTCCTGATGTTCTGGGTGACGTCGCGGCAGTTCTTCAAGGAGAAGCGCGACCGCCGAAGGGACACCATGGCGGACATCATTGCTCCGCTGCAGATCACCGTGGGCTCGGCGGGGTCCAGCTACCTCATCAACGACGGCAAGAAGACCTCAAAGTTCCTAAAGAAGGCCGGCGATGTGATCAAAAACCTGCTGGTGCGCCTGTGGATCTggctgctggtgttggtgaTCTTCCTGTGCGCGATAACCGGAGAGAATATGACGGGCTTCCGCATCTGCTACATGGCCCTGTTCCTGTTCTTCTTGCTAGTCTTTCAGTCCTCGTCCAAGGCCTGGGTGAAGATCATGTACGGCTTCTGGCTGTTCCTTATTTTCTACGCCATGTCCATACTGATTCTGATCTACACATATCAATTCGACAAGTTCGATACATACTGGAACGACTATCTTAATGTGTCCAAGACGCT ACAAAACGACATTGGCCTGAAGCGCTACCAAACGAAGGATCTTTTCCTGCACCTTGTCTCGCCCACGATCATTGTGATCCTGACTGTGATCCAAGTGCATTACTTCCACAAGCGCTTCATTGCCtcgctgcaacagcagccagcagctgctggtgctgccggAGCTGGCGGCTCTGCACAGCAGAAACCCACCGAGACAACGGCCCTGGAAGCGGCGCCCTCAAAGCGTCGTGGCAGTGCCGGCTCCCTGCGGCGCTCCCAGGGTCCCTCAGGCGAGGCGGCGCCCGGCGGCGCCACCACTGACTTTGAGACCTCTGTGCGGGATCTGGTGCGGATTTCCTTCCGCAAGATCAAGAACAAGTCAGAGTACATCTTCAAGAACTTCAAGGACGTCTTCTGGCGCTTCCTGGAGCTGCACATCATGAAGGCCGTCTACATCACCGCCTTTGTGTGCAGCGTGAGCGAGGTCTGCGTCCTGCACATTGTCTTTGTGGGCTTCTGTGTGCTGGGTGCCACCTCACGGAAGGCCATCCAAGTGATAATCAGCCGCGTGATATCGTTTATTGTCACCATTATCGTCCTGTCTAAGATGATCTATCAGATTGAGTACCTGAGCCACACCCAATACACCGTCTTCTGC TCCGACAACCGCACGGCCAACAACGCCGAGTGGGTGGGCCTCACGAAGGCTGAGAAGATGGAGGGTGGTTTGATGAGTCTGCTGCGCACGTACATCATCTACATGGTCACTGTGACCATGCACGCCGTGATCACGTTGCGCCAGCTGCAGATGAGAGTGAAGATTGGAGCCGTGAATGCCCCGCCCACCAAGCTGCTGTTCCCCAATATCATCCGCGCCGATGCTGAGAAGGATCTAGTGGGTTTGGTCAAGTACCTCCTGAACTATGCCTTCTACAAGTTTGGCATCGAGATTTCGCTGATTGCCCTGGTCTCCACCATCACGTACCGCCAGGACATTGTGGCCGTGGTCTATGCGCTCTGGCTGGTCGTCCTCTTGCTACTAAGGCGGTCGCAGTGCGCCAAGATCTGGGGAGTTTTCCAGGCCTTCTTTGCCATCTCGATATTGACGCAATATATCGTCTTAGTGGGACTGCCGCCAAGCTCATGTCTGG TTTATCCCTGGGACGAGGGCGCCTTTGGGGAGAGCATCCAGCGCTGGACGATGCTGCCCGGGGCCCTGCACTTCAACCATGTGCCTAAGCTGATCTTCGACTTCATCGTCCTGGTCATCCTGAACCGTCAGAAGAGCATCTTCTGCATCGAGCAGCGCTATGCCAGCAACGACGACTATCCCGGAGGCAGCAATCGCAGCGTCATCTCGGACATTGCCCAGCTGGGGAGGACGCCCTTCGACAATCCCACCCACGACTTCTGCTCGTACATTCGCAACTACTCGGACATCCTGAAGAACGGGGTGCTGTGCGGCTTCTACTGGTTCACCCTGGCCGTGGTGTTCTTGGCCGGGACCAACATTGCTGATCTGCTGGCCCTGGGCTACCTCATTGGGGCGTTCGTCTTCCTCTGGCAGGGCTCCGACTTCTATCTGCGGCCGATCAACACCATCATCAGTCGCTGGAAGTGGCTGCTGGCCTTCAACGTGGCCAACATCCTCATCAAGACGAGCTTCCAAATGGCCGGCTGCTTGTTCATGACGCCCCTGACCAcccactgctgctggctggtgcACATGCTAGGCATCACCTGCACGAGCAACGTGCTCAAGGAGCAACTGATGCTGACCGAAGAGACGGACCTTATATTGGCGCCCGGTGAATGCCCCAAGATCACGCATCAGGTGGTCCTGCTGTGGGACACGATCTGCTTTGCTTTCATCATCTTCCAGCTGCGCATCTTTAAGTCTCACTACTTCTGCCACATCATCACGGACACGAAGGCCAACAATATTCTGGCCTCCAG AGGAGCTGATATCATTGAGGGATTGCGCCAGAACCAGATTGCCCATCGCCACGGCCATGAGAAGCAGGTCCTGCTCAAGATCAAGCGGAAGATGGAGCGGATTCGGGCCACGCAGCAGAAGATGCTGCGACCCCTGGACAAGCAGACACATTTTGATG AACATGGTTATCCACTTCCTGCACCAACAGTACGCAGAAGGAAGGAAATCAAATTACATCCACATG CTACCCGGGCTGGCGACTACTACATGTTCGAGGAGATGGATGACAAGTTCGAGCTGGACCTGATACACGACGAGATTGACTTTCTGGAGGAGGAGAACATGACCGAGAGCGAGATGAAGATGCAGCGCCGCAAGACCCTCTATGAT AAATCCAAGGATGCTCCCGGTGCCGACTTTCCCTCCACCAGCAAGGGCATATCGAAGGAGCGGGATGAAGCAGGCACGGAAGTTCCAGCGGCTCCCACCCGCGATGTGGCTGATCTACCAGTGATTCCACCGCCCCCGACCAGCTTGGGACGTGAGGCCACCTACAAGGAGACTTCGGAAAGCAAATCTAAGATGGAAGTCGACAGCGGCGAGGTAACGGCCAAGGACTCAGATGAGGACTTCGACACGAATCCCATCATCAGGCTGCTCGAGGGCTTCTTGGTCACCCTGACCATAAGACTGAACCGCTTCTCGCGCAACTACCGCTACGTCAATCGCATCTTGGCTGGCGAGAAGAAGACTCTGAAG GAATCGAGCTCCCTGAATCGTCTGGGCCTGTCGAGTGCTGCTGCCATGTTCCACTTCCTCAAGTCCAACCTCGAGAG CAATGAGAGTGGTGGCGAGCAGCCCGCCTCATCGTCCACGCCGCGGCGGCTCCTGGCCCCGGCAATCGTTACTCCACCAACTGCAACAGAACACACAACCACAAGCACCCCACTAAACACGAATACAACAACCACACCGCTATCACCACAAGATCCACCGACACCACCAACAACCAGTACACCAGTACAACAGAATCAGCCACAGAATCAGCCTCAGCACAGTCGACTCAGTGCTGTGGACGACATCATCGAACTGCCCGTAGATACCGTTGATGCAGCCATTTCTAG AAAACAATCGATCAATTCATCGCCGCCAGCCAAGGG CGCCGGAGACTTCAACTTGGAGGAGGAGAACTTTGCCCAGCGGGATCATCACATTATAGTGGAGGTGCTGATCTCCTCGTGGTATGCCTTGCTTGCCAACACAGATCTGATTTGCTACATAGTAGTGTTCATCAATCAG GTCGTCAATGCCAGTCTCATCTCGTTGCCGCTGCCCATAATGGTCTTTCTCTGGGGCACCCTGTCACTGCCGCGTCCAACGAAAACCTTCTGGGTCACCCTAATTGCCTACACCCAGGCCATCGTTCTGATCAAGTGTATCTTCCAGTTCAAGCTTATCTGGGCGAACTATCACAACCTGCCCAACCAGCCCTTGACGGCCGCCAAGATCTTTGGTGTGGAGATGAAGACCCACTATGCAGTATACGACTTGATGCTGTTGCTAGTGCTCTTCTTGCACCGCTATCTGCTCAAGTCGCAAGGTCTGTGGAAGTCAGGCTACAAGGACACAGATCAGCAGTTTGCCAAACCCACCGCCAGCAT CGATGACCGAGATGACAGCGACAACCTATCTCAACCCGACTCTCGCCAGCTAAACGATGATGCGGCCCAGAAGTTGAGCCTGCAAGTGAGCCAGGCATCGTTGCCGGGCTCCCCGGAGTACAGCAAGTCGGGCATCAATCAGCTAGA ACGAACCAAGTACACCTCCTCGCTGCACAAGTTCTTCTTTAGTCTGGTGCATAAATCCCGACTGGCCACAGACGTGTATGCCCTGATGTTCCTGTGCGATTTTATAAACTTTTTTGTGCTGCTCTTTGGCTTCACAGCATTTGGA ACCCAGCAAACAGAAAGCGATGAAGGCGTGCAAACATATCTGGCGGAGAATAAAGTGCCCATACCTTTCCTAATCATGCTGCTGGTCCAGTTCTTGCTCATTGTCATCGATCGGGCGCTGTATCTGCGCAAGGCCCTGGTGAACAagataattttccatttcttcTCGGTGATCGGCATACATATCTGGATGTTCTTCGTGGTGCCGGCGGTGACGGAGCGTACCTTCAACTCGCTGGCGCCACCGATCATCTTCTATGTGATCAAGTGCTTTTACATGCTGCTGAGCTCCTATCAAATCAAGTCGGGCTATCCCAAGCGCATTCTCGGCAACTTTTTCACCAAGGGCTTCTCGATGGTCAACATGATCGCATTTAAGGTATACATGCAGATCCCGTTCCTGTACGAGCTGCGCACCATCCTCGACTGGGTCTGCATCGACAGCACCATGACCATCTTCGACTGGCTCAAGATGGAGGATATCTTCTCTAACATATATCTCATACGATGCACCAGGCAGTCGGAAACCGACTTCCCAGCCATGCGCGCCCAGAAAAAGGCTTCCATCTCGAAGCTGATTATGGGCGGCACTATTGTCCTGCTGATTGTCATATGCATCTGGGGTCCGTTATGTCTGTTTGCCTTAGGCAATGCTGTGGGCACCTCCAATGTGCCCTTCCAGGTGTCGCTCTCCATCCGAATTGGACCCTACGACCCCATTTATACCACCAACAACTACGATAGCATTTTCGAAATTGATCCCACGATGTACTCGCAAATGACTAATGCTTATATCAAGGATAAACAGGCTCTGACCTTTATCACTGGCTACGATGCCACGGATGTAGCGGCGGTCAAGCTGGCTGGGAACTCGCCCTCCCTGTGGAATATAGCACCGCCAGATAGGCAGCGTTTGCTGAATGATTTGAGAAATA ATCATACGTTAAAGGCCCGCTTCTCCTACACCCTTACACGGAAGGCTCCGGCCAAGGGTCTGAAAGAAATTGTGGGCGATGAGCATGCCATCTCCCTCGACGAGACATTTGAAGGACGTGCAGCTCTCATCAATATGCTTAACGAAACCCACGACTTAGAGCCAACGGGTAATGACACCAGTACCAATGGAACCTCTAGCTTTGAAGAAGTAGTAGTGCTGCCTGCCATGATACCAAAATTCATCAAGGTGCTCAACTCGGGCGATGCCGCTGTGGTCACTGTGCTGAGTCCCAAGAACGAGGAATACCGTCCTCTGGTCATCAAAATGCATCGAGACAAGGAGACAAACGGTCTGTGGTGGGAAATACGAGACTTCTGCAATGACACCTTCTACAATACCACTCTGAAGGAGTTTGCCTACAGCAACTGCACTTCCGGTATTGTGATGTATACCTTCAACGACAAGAAGTTCCCATCGACATTCAGCTTCCTCACAGCTGGCGG CATAATTGGGCTGTACACCACATTCGTGTTATTGGCCTCGCGCTTCATGAAGTCCTTCATTGGGGGACAAAATCGAAAGATTATGTTCGAGGATCTACCCTATGTAGATAGGGTATTGCAGCTGTGTCTGGATATATACCTG GTACGCGAGGCCTTGGAATTCGCCTTGGAGGAAGATCTGTTTGCCAAATTACTCTTCCTGTACCGTTCGCCCGAGACGCTCATCAAGTGGACCCGTCCCAAGGAGGAGTACGTGGACGATGATGCCGACACCGACTCAATGAGCGTGCGGCGTTcagagcagctgcagcagcaccaacaacaccagcagcaacaataa